The following coding sequences lie in one Musa acuminata AAA Group cultivar baxijiao chromosome BXJ3-1, Cavendish_Baxijiao_AAA, whole genome shotgun sequence genomic window:
- the LOC135628716 gene encoding protein TILLER ANGLE CONTROL 1-like codes for MEILNWMHRKLQPSSNYSQVSQKKDALWEDAEETRETMVESDTDALLLHDMHNGILAIGTFSHHHPLVSRSHSDPEEFRREDRKETQGAEGTKLFAVAREPSFKIKLPVEDEKTRTMEVVQVHEVLQVSEKKILELPLLKVDQVKRERRRRTTLADLLAGNALEENGANLGGQASGNPCRQEHAAQEQ; via the exons ATGGAG ATCTTGAACTGGATGCACCGCAAGCTGCAACCCAGCAGCAACTACTCTCAGGTTTCCCAAaagaaag ATGCCTTGTGGGAAGACGCCGAAGAGACGAGAGAGACGATGGTGGAGAGCGACACCGACGCGCTGCTTCTCCATGACATGCACAATGGCATTCTCGCCATTGGCACCTTCAGCCACCACCACCCTCTCGTATCTCGGTCCCACTCCGATCCAGAAGAGTTCCGTCGGGAGGATAGAAAAGAAACCCAAGGAGCGGAGGGAACTAAGCTGTTTGCGGTGGCGAGGGAACCGTCGTTCAAGATCAAGTTGCCGGTGGAAGATGAGAAGACGAGAACAATGGAGGTGGTGCAGGTGCATGAGGTGTTGCAGGTATCCGAGAAGAAGATCCTTGAGCTGCCATTGCTGAAGGTGGACCAGGTCAAGAGAGAGAGGCGAAGAAGGACGACGCTGGCAGATCTGCTTGCGGGCAACGCACTTGAAGAGAACGGAGCCAACCTTGGGGGGCAAGCATCAGGCAATCCATGTCGACAAGAACATGCAGCGCAAGAACAGTGA